From a single Lolium rigidum isolate FL_2022 chromosome 7, APGP_CSIRO_Lrig_0.1, whole genome shotgun sequence genomic region:
- the LOC124676718 gene encoding zeaxanthin epoxidase, chloroplastic-like produces the protein MALLSATSAAKTHLFCCHDEHPAPHQSAGGLLLSAPQRPRAARGARLVAANAASVAEAAPSGTPSGPASGRKPRVLVAGGGIGGLVFALAARRKGYEVTVFERDISAVRGEGQYRGPIQIQSNALAALEAIDMSVAEEVMRQGCVTGDRINGLVDGISGSWYIKFDTFTPAAERGLPVTRVVSRMLLQEILARAVGDDAIMNDCHVVDFTDDGDKVTAILEDGRKFEGDLLVGADGIRSKVRKSLFGETDASYSEYTCYTGIADFVPPDIDTVGYRVFLGHKQYFVSSDVGAGKMQWYAFHKEPAGGTDPENGKKKRLLELFSGWCDNVIDLLNATDEEAILRRDIYDRPPTINWGKGRVTLLGDSVHAMQPNLGQGGCMAIEDGYQLAVELEKAWEESVKSRTPVDVVSSLRSYEKERRLRVAIIHGLARMAAIMATTYRPYLGVGLGPLSFLTSLRIPHPGRVGGRFFIKFGMPLMLSWILGGNSSKLEGRPLSCRLSDKANDQLDQWFQDDDALEQAMGGEWFLFPMSSGDKSLSQPIRLIRDEQRTLSIGSRPDPSNSGSSLSLPLPQVSEIHATITCKNKAFYLTDLGSEHGTWFNDNEGRRYRLPPNFPVRFHPSDAIEFGSDKKAMFRVKVLNTLPYESARGGGEVLQAA, from the exons ATGGCGCTCCTCtcggccacctccgccgccaagACGCACCTCTTCTGCTGCCACGACGAGCACCCGGCGCCGCACCAGAGCGCCGGCGGCCTCCTCTTATCGGCCCCGCAGCGGCcgagggcggcgcgcggcgcgaGGCTGGTGGCCGCGAACGCCGCGTCCGTCGCGGAGGCCGCGCCGTCGGGGACGCCGTCGGGGCCGGCGAGCGGCAGGAAGCCGCGCGTGCTGGTGgcgggcggcggcatcggcggtcTGGTGTTCGCGCTGGCGGCGCGGCGTAAGGGGTACGAGGTGACGGTGTTCGAGCGGGACATCAGCGCGGTGCGCGGGGAGGGGCAGTACCGCGGGCCCATCCAGATCCAGAGCAACGCGCTGGCGGCGCTGGAGGCCATCGACATGTCCGTCGCCGAGGAGGTCATGCGCCAGGGCTGCGTCACCGGCGACCGCATCAACGGCCTCGTCGACGGCATCTCCGGCTCATG GTACATCAAGTTTGATACCTTCACCCCTGCAGCCGAGAGAGGGCTCCCAGTCACAAGGGTTGTTAGCCGCATGTTGCTGCAGGAGATTCTTGCCCGCGCAGTCGGCGATGATGCCATAATGAACGATTGCCATGTAGTTGATTTTACAGACGATGGCGACAAG GTTACTGCCATACTAGAGGATGGGCGGAAATTTGAAGGTGATCTTTTGGTTGGTGCAGATGGCATACGGTCAAAG GTGAGGAAGTCGCTTTTCGGGGAAACGGACGCATCTTATTCAGAATACACTTGCTACACTGGAATTGCGGACTTTGTGCCTCCTGATATTGACACAGTTGG GTACCGTGTGTTTCTTGGTCACAAACAATATTTCGTCTCTTCAGATGTTGGTGCTGGTAAAATGCAGTGGTATGCATTTCACAAAGAACCTGCTGGTGGTACTGATCCTGAAAATG GTAAAAAGAAAAGATTGCTCGAGTTATTTAGCGGTTGGTGCGATAATGTCATAGATCTGCTAAACGCAACCGATGAGGAAGCAATTCTTCGCCGGGATATCTATGACCGACCGCCTACTATCAACTGGGGTAAAGGTCGTGTCACCTTGCTTGGTGACTCTGTCCATGCTATGCAGCCAAATCTGGGTCAAGGTGGTTGCATGGCTATTGAG GATGGTTACCAACTGGCTGTAGAGCTTGAGAAGGCCTGGGAGGAGAGTGTCAAGTCTAGAACTCCCGTGGATGTTGTTTCCTCCTTGAGAAG TTATGAGAAGGAGAGAAGGCTACGTGTTGCTATTATTCATGGATTGGCAAGAATGGCTGCAATCATGGCTACCACCTACAGACCATATCTGGGTGTTGGTCTGGGACCGTTGTCG TTTTTGACATCGTTGAGGATACCACATCCTGGAAGAGTTGGCGGAAGATTCTTCATCAAGTTTGGAATGCCTTTGATGCTGAGCTGGATTTTAGGTGGCAACAG CTCAAAACTAGAGGGAAGACCATTAAGTTGCCGGCTTTCCGACAAG GCAAACGACCAGCTTGATCAATGGTTTCAGGATGATGATGCATTGGAACAAGCAATGGGTGGAGA GTGGTTTCTCTTCCCTATGAGCTCTGGCGACAAATCCCTCTCGCAGCCCATTCGTTTGATCAGGGACGAACAGAGGACACTCTCTATTGG AAGCCGACCAGATCCCAGCAATTCTGGTTCTTCCTTGTCGTTGCCTTTGCCACAA GTATCAGAAATCCATGCCACTATCACATGCAAGAATAAGGCCTTCTATTTGACTGATCTTGGAAGTGAGCACGGTACATGGTTTAACGA CAATGAAGGTAGACGTTACCGCTTACCTCCAAACTTTCCAGTTCGATTCCACCCCTCAGATGCCATTGAGTTCGGTTCAGACAAGAAG GCAATGTTCCGGGTGAAGGTGCTGAACACTCTCCCATACGAATCCGCGAGGGGAGGTGGGGAAGTTCTGCAGGCAGCATGA